In Toxoplasma gondii ME49 chromosome II, whole genome shotgun sequence, the genomic stretch TGACTCGTGCTCAGCAGCAGCTGTCGACTCAACCGAGGAGAATCCCAGACTGCCTCGAGAATCCTTGGTGTGGTGAAACCTGGCGTCCCCAATGCCCTCTGGACTTCCCTGCGACTGTTCCGTTTGCGACTGTTCCGTTTTCAGAACGTAAAGCGACATGAGATGTCTGAAAGGCACATCATGAACGTCCGACAGATGTTCAAAGAGATGAAACatcgcgaaaaagaaagagaggcaaacgTACGGCTGGAGCAGGAGGAGATCGCCCGTGTCgaggctgctgctgctgcggcgaTGCTCAGAGAAGACGGCCTCGGACGtccgtcgtcctcttccgcgGCGGGTTCTTCGGACGGGCACTGCCCTCCCGCCGTCGCTCACAGCGGCTGTTGGTCCATGTTTGTGGACTCTTCTTCCGGACTCCCCTACTTCTTCAACTCGGAAACGCAAGAGTCTTCCTGGACGCCGCCGCCAGGCTTCCCGCTGCCGCCGCTTCCGGCCGGCCTCCTGCCTCCGGCGGGTGGACATGCACCTGCGCAGGCGGCGGGTGGACATGCACCTGCGCAGGCGGCGGGTGCCGGCGTGAGGCCCAAGCTGAAGATTGTTTCGGtcaagaaggcgacgaagagcgaacAAGGGGAGGCTGTGCGTCAGACCAGTCCTCAGAGCGCTCCTCACGCGACGACAAAAAGCGaggcttctgctgctgcctcCTCCAGTGTCCATCCACTGCTACCAAAGATCAAAGGCGAGCCCACAGACGCCGGAaagtcttctgcctcttcttcttcctttgcttcgCCGGGGTCTGGTCCTGGTGGAATGAAGGAGGAGAAGTCGAGTCTGTGTACAGAATCAAGTCAGAGGTCGGAAAACTCCTCTCCTGTCCCGAGGTCTGGAGTGTTTCCTGCTCCGCCAGCAtccgccgcttcttcgtccgtctctccctccgctTCTGCCGCAGGAGACGCGGCCGCTAGAGCCGTCAgctttcttccctcgtcCGTCTTCGCCGGCAAACGCGCCGGTTTCGTCTTTCAGCTGGGCAGCCATGGCCTGGGGTACTACGCGGACTCGCCTGAGGAGTCGAGACGCCGGAGGCCTCCGGAACAAGGCGCGAACGCCGACGCGGCGCCACACGCCCCAGGCGATGTATGGAGTCTGACAGAGAAACCAGAGAAACCAGAGAAGCCAGAGAAGtcagagaaggcagcgggaggagagagaaggcggg encodes the following:
- a CDS encoding U1 zinc finger protein (encoded by transcript TGME49_221980) yields the protein MTERWVSQKKHYCEVCKTWLSGHTMNVKRHEMSERHIMNVRQMFKEMKHREKEREANVRLEQEEIARVEAAAAAAMLREDGLGRPSSSSAAGSSDGHCPPAVAHSGCWSMFVDSSSGLPYFFNSETQESSWTPPPGFPLPPLPAGLLPPAGGHAPAQAAGGHAPAQAAGAGVRPKLKIVSVKKATKSEQGEAVRQTSPQSAPHATTKSEASAAASSSVHPLLPKIKGEPTDAGKSSASSSSFASPGSGPGGMKEEKSSLCTESSQRSENSSPVPRSGVFPAPPASAASSSVSPSASAAGDAAARAVSFLPSSVFAGKRAGFVFQLGSHGLGYYADSPEESRRRRPPEQGANADAAPHAPGDVWSLTEKPEKPEKPEKSEKAAGGERRREFSRGDRGRRSGGWLRGQRPGASEERRNPAMKATPEGEEGGEETEAKKEGGRTAQSGEEAPEETLQSDLSRESKAAIGPNIGEWEEVKPGDYSAFGSCTHEEEEAPQDEGEEEPFTEAEYLRDLRWDVACQGPLHRDDLEPQEKPVYHPRTDEESNSESATQVAFKKARKMKVEGLRKLTAD